GCACCTTCCAGATACAAAGGGAGCTGGAGGCAGAGCTTAAGGAGAAGGGGCTTTTGGGGGATGGGGTGGAGCTTCTGGCCACGGGCCTGGGTAGCTTCACCGGGGAGCTATCCCGGCTGGCCCCCCTGGCCTTCGCCCTAGCCCTGGTCCTCAACTACCTGGTCATCGCCAGCCAGTTCAACGCCTGGCGCTACCCCCTTTACCTCCTCCTCCCCGTGCCCTTGGCCCTGGTGGGGGCCTTCTGGCTCACCTACCTTTTGGGAACCGGCCTGGATGTGATCAGCGTCCTGGGGGTGGTGATGCTCATCGGCCTGGTCACCAAAAACGCCATCCTCCTCCTGGACTTCGCTGCAAGGCGCATGCGGGAAAAGCCCTTAAGGGAAGCCCTGGTGGAGGCAGCCCGGCTCCGCTTAAGGCCCATCCTCATGACCAGCCTCACCGTGCTCATCATTAGCTTGCCCTTGCTCCTGGGCACCGGCGAGGGCGCCGAGTACCGTAGACCCTTAGGGGTGATCATCCTGGGAGGGCTCCTTTCCTCCACCCTCCTCACCCTCTTCGTGGTCCCCGCCGCCTTCTACGCCTTTGAGGGGCGGAGGGCCCGGGAAACCGTCCTGAGGTAAGCTATGGACGCCAAAAGGATCCTTCTCCTCTTCCTGGCCGCCGCCTTCCTCCTGGCCCTGGGCGTGGTGGGCGTGGCCCATTACTTTCTGAGGCCGCTGAAGGCGGAAGCCCTGGCCCGGGAAGCCCTAGGGCGAGGAGGCCTCGAGGTGCGGGAGGTTTCCCATGGCCTAGAGCTTATCCCCAAAGCCCCCAAGGCCCTTTTGGCCTTCTACCCCGGGGCCCGGGTGGAACCCTTGGCCTACGCCCCCCTCCTGGCCCCGGTGGCGAAGGCAGGGTATCTGGTGGTCCTCCTCAAGGTCCCCTCGGGCATCGCCCTCCTGGGAAAGGAAAGGGCTTTGGAGGCGAAAAGGGCGCACCCCCAGCTTCCCCTGGTGGTGGGGGGGCACAGCCTGGGCGGGGTGGCCGCCGCGGGGCTGGCCGCCCGGGAGAAGCTTCCCCTCATCCTCTTCGCCAGCTACCCCGAAGGGGACCTGAGCGGGGAAACCTTCCCCACCCTAGCCCTTTTCGGCACGGAAGACGGCCTTCTACCCCCGGATAAAGCCCGGGAAAAGGCCCGGCTCCTTCCCAAAAACGCCCGGGTGGTCTTCGTGGAGGGGCTGAACCACGCGGGCTTTGGCGCCTACGGCCCCCAGAAGGGGGACCGGCCCGCCAGGAGGCCCCGGGAGGCCCTGTGGCGGGAGATCCAGGAGGAAGTCCTCTTCTTTTTGGAAGGCCTGGGCTTAGACGCCCCTCCCCCGCCCCAGGCCCACCGCTGAGGACCCAGGTGGTATAGTGGTAAGAGCCGGGGCGGGCGCCCCCCCTCGGAACACTTCCCCCTAAAACTCACCCCTAGCCCGGCCCTGCCCACGTCAGGGTAGCCTTTAGTCTGGGCAAGAGGGGGAAGGGAAAGGAGCGGCCATGAAGGATAGTTTCCAAACCCTTAAGACCCTCAACACCCCAAGCGGCACCTACGCCTACTTTGACCTCACGGAACTGGAAAGGAAGGGGATTGCCGAGGTAAGCCGGCTCCCCTTCTCCATCCGCATCATGCTGGAAAGCCTCCTCAGAAACGAGGACGGCTACCAGGTAACCCGGGAGGACATTGAGGCCCTGGCCCGCTGGGCCCCGGAGCCGGGGGAGATCAACGTGCCCCTGAAGCTGGCCCGGGTCATCCTTCAGGACTTCACCGGGGTCCCGGCGGTGGTGGATCTGGCCGCCATGC
This is a stretch of genomic DNA from Thermus neutrinimicus. It encodes these proteins:
- a CDS encoding alpha/beta hydrolase, whose amino-acid sequence is MDAKRILLLFLAAAFLLALGVVGVAHYFLRPLKAEALAREALGRGGLEVREVSHGLELIPKAPKALLAFYPGARVEPLAYAPLLAPVAKAGYLVVLLKVPSGIALLGKERALEAKRAHPQLPLVVGGHSLGGVAAAGLAAREKLPLILFASYPEGDLSGETFPTLALFGTEDGLLPPDKAREKARLLPKNARVVFVEGLNHAGFGAYGPQKGDRPARRPREALWREIQEEVLFFLEGLGLDAPPPPQAHR